The following DNA comes from Alnus glutinosa chromosome 6, dhAlnGlut1.1, whole genome shotgun sequence.
CCATGGCTGGTATCTCTGGAAAACCCTTGGACGTGATCAAGATGATCTTGAGCCTCCACGTGGTGCTCGATTACTATGACGTCCAGAAGCTCACTACGCTGCCCAATAGGACCACCATCCTCACCACCTTGTTCCAGTCCAGCGGTGTTGCCGAAAACCAACAAGGGTTCTTGAATGCTTCACTTATCAATGAGGGTGAGATCGCTTTCGGGTCTGCCGAGAAGGGTTCCAATCTTACCGCCAAGCTTGTCACGTCGGTGGCTGCTCAACCGTATAACATCTCTGTGCTTCAGATTACATCTCTTATTCTGCCTCCTGGTATTGTTCTAGCTGCACCCTCGCCCAGCAACTTACCACCTAAGGCTGATACGCCGGCCGCCACGCCAAAGAAGTCACCAGCAACACCTCCACCTGATCAGGCTCCATCAAGTGAACCAGCGGTCGAGGCTCCTGCACCCTCTCAAGAAGTGGTTAGTAGCCCTGCAGTTTCACCATCATCTGCACCCGTAGCTGATGCACCGGTGGGTGATGATGCACCAGTTGGCTCCCCGTTGGCTGATGATGATATCACTAATTCTCCCGCTCCTGCTCCTGTTGCCCCTAAATCGGGCTCTTCACGCACCAGCGTGGCTTCCGGCGTTGTCGGTGTTGGGGTGGTGATGGGTTTGGTGTCCTCATTGCTGGCTTTCTAATTTCTAAGATAAATGCATGGATGCGGAGTGAGAAAGATAATGTGGAACAAGAAAACAATGGAAGGGGAGGGATAATGGTTGAATGGAAACGTATatgattgttttatttaaaaaccatCCTCACACTCACATGAGATTGAATGGAACGGGAAACTTACGCAATTCATAACCTGGTGTTTCAATGACTTTCATTAACTAATataaaattcttacattttttttttctttcaattctaAAGATTATTTCTTTCAATTATGAGTGAAGAACATAACTTCGCTTGAGTGCATTTGATACAAAATGTATTGTTtgaaattacgtttttaaaagaTTATAACAAAAATTGCATTCTTAGCTTCAAAATACAAGTACATTCAGAAATTAGGTTTAGTGTTTGAATTGACATATGCTTTCAAATGAGCATACTTCTCAACCATTTGTTGATTTGAGAATCCAATTATGCTTGCTggtcatatattttaatttagccGACAATTGAGCACATGTATTTATTTGAGGAAAACCCTTCTCTTTAAATACACATCAATTACCATCTTTTGgccttagtttttgtttttcctcaGGGTGAGGGGTTTTGTAAAGCAAAAAGTATAGGATTCTGGAAGTTGGGATTGTACAAGTGGGTGAGTTATTAACTATCTAATAAATGATAACCGTATAATCGCATAATCGCTTTGTAGGTGGTTAGAAAAAACCGCTAAAGGTCCTATCCGCCTAAGGCGGGTCGGTTAGCTGTTTTAAGGTAGGCAGAGGCGGATAATAATCACTAACCgtatatctttatatatataaaataataataataatatacaaaacgacgtcattttggtacgtttgatatatgattttcgttttgagtttaataaaattgatctttatttattaaaataataataataacaataatagtgagctttgttatattttaaagccttctaattatttaaaaagacCTAAAACCATCTAAAATATACCCTGAAAAGAGGCTCAAGGAATGCCCAAGACACCAAAATAgacatttttctaaaaagtgttTATGCGGTGTGGttattgttaaattttaaagtgtattttctagAATTCACAGTCAttgattttcttcttgttctgaGTGATGTAGTAAGGAACttatgtaattttaaatgtgggAGGACTCACTTGCACATGatggatgacacatgtcattctctTATTCTTAGCCTTTCCACCCTACCACCTTCTATCTTGGACATCTAACCATCACTACCCTTATTCAACTCACTTCATCTTTCAATACAACCTTACACCTTCTCAAAGAACATTATTATCATTTCATGTACAAATTCGTTGTTCTTTCTTGGTCACATGATAAGTCATGCTTATCTTCTTAGTTAAGTGTGAGAATACTCTAGAACCCTTccctaacccttatatatacCCTAGGCATGCTTCCAAGTCTTTCATTCTATCATATCTCACCAAAACCTTCTTCTATCTTGTGCAAGTGTTGTCCAATTCAAGTTTTTTCTATTGttgtattatttcataaataagaagtacattttctcatttagttttgatctttcttttacttttggtTGTGAGTCTTTGGGCTACTGTAACTTTGTTGCACTACTTGAGAATTAATTGTTCCTAATATTTGGACACTGTATTTctctacatggtatcagagcttcaagGGTGGTAGTGATTCATCCTTGGTGAAGAAGATTAATTAGTGGTGTGAAAATGGATTTGGGTGGACGCTTTAACAATTTTGGGGTTGAGGTGCTCAACTATTCTAACTACAAGATATGGAGATTGTGCATGGAGTCTTATCTTGTAGGAGAAGACTTATGGGAGGTTGTTGGTGGAAGTGATGTGAATCCCCCGGAAGATGCTCTGGAGAACGTCGATAACTTGAAGAAATGGCGGATAGTGAATGCAAACGCGGAATCCATCTTGAAGATATCTATTTCCCATGGGCTATTTGAGCATATCATTAGCTGTAAGTCGGCCGGTGAGATTTGGACTATTCTTGGTGGGTTGTTCAATAAAAAGGATGTGACTCGATTACAACTAATAGAGAACGAGTTGGCAAATACAACTCAATGTGATCTCTCtatttctcagtttttcttgaagattaAAAATCTTTGTTCAGAAATTTCAGCCAATGATCCAGAAGAACCTATATCAGAGGCACGAATGAAGCGCCATATTATTCGTGGTTTAAAGAGGGAGTATATTCCCTATGTTACGTCTATTCAAGGATGGGCTGTTCAACCCACCTTGGTAGAGTTTGAAAGTCTTCTCACATCACAAGAATCATTGGCTTGACAAATGGTGGGATGCTAAATTTCGGGAAGTGAAGGAGATGTGCTCTtttccaataaaaagaaaaatttcagcaaaagtaaaaatgatGGTTCTAGCAAGCATGAAGATGGTGGAGAATCATTTGAGAAGCgagatgaaaataaaaaaggtgtcGAGTGTTATCGATGTGGTAAACTTGGACACAAAAAGAAGAATTGCCGTGTGAAACTCAAATGAGGATATGTAGTCAAGAAGGAAGGTGAACATAAACATGAAGAAGAGTGGGGAAAGTTCTTTATGGCAGGAACCACTACGATTGATGCCTTGTCATCAAtcaattataaaaatgattaggTTGTTGATTCAGGTTGCAAGCATCATCTCATAGGCGACAAATCCAAATTCTCAAGCTTCTGAGATTACAAAGGAAATGATGCAATTGTCACAGTGGACAACTCCATTCATCCTGTTGAGAAGGAAGGGGTCGTGACTATCAAAGGTGATGGAGATGAACAAATCACACTTAAAAGTGTGTTTCAAGTTCTCGGGATGGAAAAGAACCTCTTTTCGATGGTCAATGCTGTTGATGTTGGTCACTATGTCTTGTTTGGGCCATAGGATGTGAAGTTTCTTTAGAATATCATAATCTTAGATGCAAATGTCGTTCATACGGGTAAGAGAATTAAAGACTTATTTGTTTTAGCCTCCACAGTTTCTTATATTGATAAAATGAGTACAAATGATGGCACACCAATTTGGCATGCTAGATTGGGGCATCTCATCATGGATAAATTAAAAGCAATGGTTCTAAAAATTTCGATGAATGGGTTGCCCATGTTGATCATCTTTGGTAGGGATGAAGTATGTAAGGGTTGTTAATTAGGAAAAGCACATCGTCTTCCATTTGACAAATCTCTTTCACGGTGCAAATCACCTTTAAAACTTATTCATGGTGATTTGATGGGGTCTTGTACTACACCATCGTATTCGGGTTCTCTTTATATGCTTGTTCTTGTTGATGATTGTAAACGATTTACATGAGTATATTTTATGAAAGAGAAATCCGAAGTATTCTCCAGGTTTAAAGAGTTCAAAGTAGCTGTGGAAAGTGTGCTCAACAAGAAGATTAATAGGTTTCGAACTGACAATGGGAGAGAGTTTACTTCTatcaattttcataattttgtcAGGAGCATGGCATTCGAAGGGAACTTTTGTGTGCATATACATCgcaacaaaatggtgtggcCGAAAGAATTAAAGACCTGACATTTGGTGGAGACTTGCAAGAGTTGGCTTTATGCAAAGAACTTACCCAAAGCCTTATGGGAGGAGAGTATGGCATGTGCCGCTTATGTGATTAATCGGGTGCCTCTTAGCTCGATAAACATGAAATTACCATATGAGctaatgtttgaaaaaaagCCTAGTATCAAGAACTTCAAGGTTTTTGgctctatttattattttcatgtgTCGGatgtaaaaagaaataaattggATGCTAAGGCTAAAAAATGCATCTTTATTGGGTAtgacgaaagaaaaaaaaagggtggaagTGCATTGTAAAGGCCAAGAAGAATTAATAGGAATTTATCATTTAATAAAtggtatttttaaaatgatgggaaataataattatattttaggtgataatatttatgttaagaaataaaataagtctaatattgaataatataaatagagtgataattattattatgggtactaatggaataaataaataattgtattgTTAATGAGTAGTTAAATTAAATGTGGGGTTCTgctataaataattaaagttgAGGGctttaaaatcaaataatcTCCCCTTTGCCACGTGTCATAGCCCGATTTGTTGAGTAAGATTTCATCATCCCTTTCTACCCACTCACAGCTCGCCACGTGtcctttatcttcttttttctttttccttccttttttcccTTATCTTCTGGATCTCTTCTCTCCCACCCGCAcgcctttcttcttctccttccttttcttttcttctcttcctctcttcttctcctgCACGCCAGTTCTCCTCCCCATCTCTCACGCTCGGTTTTCCTTTCCCTCTCCCTTCCTCTTCCATCACACACCCCCAACCCATGAGAGACcgatcaagagagagagaaccgaTGTAGCTCGGGAACCCATTGAACCCATGAACCCAAACCGTGAGAAATGCTCGATCTTGCAGTGGTCCGGTCGGTGGTGGTGCGATTTTGGAGTTCGATGGTCTGGCCACCGTCTGGGAGTGGTGCTAGCAGCTGGGCTGTGAACTTCGGCCCTATTCCGGTGAGACAtatctcttcctcttctttgatTTTTGCTTAAATATTTCTTGATTTTCGGTAGAACATCATATGGGGGGTATGATTTTTTGGTTGATTATTTTGCTATTTGGTGGTTGAATCAGAATGGGTTTTGGTTGAGGAGGGTCGAATGTTTTTAGGTTGATTGGATTAATTTTTGTGTGGAAATTTTGGAGGACTTTTCTGGGCAGAATTGAGTGGGTTCTTTTGGGTTgaaattttgtatttcattttagTTGATTTGGAGATATGATTTGGGTCTCATTGATTTGGAAATTATGGGTTTGTCTTACACAAAAATCTATGGTTTACTGTGTTTTTGGAGCTCTAATTGGTAGTTTTTATTGAAGATTTTCTGAGGTTGGATCGAATGGGTCATTTGTTGGTTGGATTCGTTGTGTTTGGGTTGAATCCGAAATTGGGTATTAGACcttatgggttttgattagGTTTTTGCTTAAGATGAAATTCTAGAGATTCTATGGATTTTGATTCTCGATTTTGATAACTTATGGTTAAATGTTAAGGATTAAGATCAATGCTTGTGATGGATTTATGGGTGTAGTGATATGTGGATTTTCAGTTTTAATGATATCGAAGCTTGATTTTAGGTGAATGAACATAtgatatttgtgatttttggttATGTTAGTTTGTGGTTAATATTCTATTATGGATTGTTGAATGTTTGGTTGGAGTGGGTTCGGTTTTGGAAGGAATTTGGTTGATGATGTTGGTAGAGATTATGGATTGAATTCTTGATGATATCCGAAATTAGAGTTGATTTTTAGTTGTATTCCTTTTAAGTGTTGAATATAGAATATTAATGGTTTAACGGTTTTCTAATTGTTATTTGAGGATGATTATTATTATGAGTTTATGGGAAGAAAAAGTGATGAGTATTGATGGGATTCAAATATGGATTTGGAATACTTTGATGGGCTAAATTGGGGATTGGAATGGTGATGGCATTGCTTGTTTTGCTAGGCAATGAGTGGTTAAGGTCCTGGTTGAGATTCCAATTGCGTTATTGATTCTCTTTGGATCCTTGAGTTGATTTGTTAGTGTGATTGATGCTTGTGGTTAGTTTATTGGGCTTTTGATGTTGATTTGTGTTATGTTTGTATTTTGAGAGTTTTAAGCTCGATGGTTTACTTGTAATGGCCAAATTTATGTAAAGGAGGGATGACGGATCTTTATGGAATGTTGTTGGAATTATGGGATTCCAAGTTGTGGGCTTTCTTGGTGGGGTTAGTTTGGGAGACCAAGTAACTAAGTAAAGAGTTTAAGAAATGATTAGGTATTAAATATAAGGTTAAAAGGTCAATGCCGTAAAATAATAGATAGTCTAAATAACCTTATGTCAAcatataaaatagtaatattatGGAATTACTTAAATAGACTCTTAAGTCAAATAGTAATGGGATGACTTAGTAACTAATCCACCTATTCATGTATACATAGTATTTTAATGTATCATCGAATTAGGTTTAAGCCTATTAAGTGTGGTacgtatatatttatatacatacataaacaTGTATGAATCTAATATATAATGTTaactaagtaaataaataacaagccaATAATGgattaataataatagtaatatgACGTAATaagcaataataataaataggcgaataaaatagtaaacatgTCTTAAAGATAATAAGCGATATAAGTATAAACCTAGAACCAATGGTAaacctaataatagcttaaggtaTCTTAATTAGACTTATACACGGGTAACAcaacgtgtgagcacgcgggtagttttaGTGTCATGGGATGAGTcccatagcatagtctaacgctataatgtttgcaggatagtgttcggattggagacttcaattgattTTCCAATGTAGAGTCTAAATGACTGGAATTCGAGGGGATGTTcaagtcaagagtccaatgtagctaggtgatattttactccctgagaaactatttttttcatgtaatatagaattgcaaaatatatattgtcttgtaaatccgaaccaaccgtatgttaaatatatctgttttgcttgatttgagtactttagagtatgtttAAATATATCAAGGATAGTTTCAGAATAAAATATCGTGTGTTACATGTTTTGggatgaaatattaaaatgtttagaaaagtatgatttatcagcatgatacagtaagACAATAtttactggtcaagcacagagcatagagcataaAGCATACAGTAACCTAGTAGTAACACAGCAGTAACCCAGTAGCAGCCCAGTAACAGCTCAGTTCAGCAGTTTAACAGCAGTACAtcagcatgcatagcatatatagcatgatttaaattgtgtgataTTTTCATGATacagaatattgtagtttttatgctagacgtattagtatgcctaagagttttaatggcaaagagcttatgtatattgctatcgtctagttgcatgatttaagaacattgagcttggacgtACAAGGGTATTGTCattgttcggtatgagtaatacagtgtcctgggagtaggtagatggattgtcatagacttgaagttgtaatgccctaggattcggtgttaaccatattcgaaaaatgatagtaagctcgtactaaagagcgagatgtCATGTTTTAAACTTGGTGTACTTGGATGTGATGCTATTGGTTGGGATATCagtgtgacttgggagtaggtagatggattgtcgtggtatatttgtaagaagtgcttggatatcagagttttactctagtaactgcatggacaactatgtgccatagacatgaagttgtaatgccctgaggcatggtgatatcacagttaataacgttagatctctgtgcatttgagctaccaacataaaagtattactGTAGGTGGGTATATACGTAGTTGTTTCAaagccattggaacttctacgATGAGTCcaactatatagtatgttttaaatattttctgatagtcggtgtttgctatatcagctatggggattttcaaacaaaagtttataaaattggtagttgttatagtgtaataaaaagaaaaagttggttctttgcgaaaactcagttagtttaatatcattgAGGTCTTGGTATGTTTTATACGGAGAcagtgggctcataattccacttgTGTGGATGCGGCAATccccacaaccgtgtagattcTGAtgttggctgcaggtactccagtCGTAATTGATGGTCTCATAGATgtgttttgggatattatgaccgatAGACCGCGGGATGTTCATTATTTTGGGTAATTTGTTTGTGGCTTGTGACCCTTGTGTCACCTAATCTTTGTCAAGtcatttctgttatgtattaattatattgaggaaagacttaaacagatagatgttaaatggctcttgttgtaattaatttatgatagttGATTAAGATGTGATTTACGCtattagatttatgtttttcgCTGCATAGTTAGATATATGTCATATtttgatttaccaggtacatattatggggtatgtaccatatgttggctttgcgacatattgTCGTGCCACAACGAAGAtccatttatattttaagagattaatgtttatgaaatgtttagtatagatataaaaaaaaaatgggtcgtcacatgCATGAATCCTGAGACTCATAAATTCATTGTTTTTTAGGATGTTGTATTTGATGAAGTCTTTTCATATTATAAGGTGGAAGGTGCTATTATTGGGAGTACCGGTGATGACACTAGTGTTCACAATCAGCTGCATACATAAATCAGTTTACCATTGTCGCCTAATGCTCCTATGCCATCGGATAgctcttcttcttattctttttcacCTATGGAGGAGCAATCCAATAGAGGGAGTAGTGTTGATTTCCATGAGCTGGAAGGACAGCAAGATGATGAGGAAGTATAAAATGTACCACCTCTTATGAGATCTAAGTGGAAAGTTGTATTGCCGGCTTGGTATAGGGATGTAAATTTTACGAGTATGCATTCATGTTTTCTTGCTAATCCTATTGATGATTGTGAACCTTCTTGTTTTCATGAATCTATAGGTGTTAAGGAGTGGGATGGTGCTATGAATGATGATATGAATGCtctcataaaaaatcaaacatgggATCTCGTGCCAAAGCCTAAGGAAGTGAAGCCTATCacttgcaaatgggtttacaaaatcAAACGTAAGACAGATGGCAGTGTTGATAGATACAAGGTAAGGCTGGTTGCTCGCGGATTCTCTCAAGAGTATGGGGAAGATTATGATGAGACATTTAGTCCGGTTGCAAAGATAATTTCTGTTAGAGTTGTCATTTCCTTGGTAGCATATCATGAGTGGAAGCTGTGGCAGCTTGATGTAAAAAATGCCTTCTTAAATGGTGAAATTGACAAAGATATCTACATGGAGCAGCCTGATGGTTATGTTTCTTAGGTGctgatgtgtcacaaatattgtatttttggaccccttaatttacattagttaaacctttagctttgttactttctaatgttttggttagttttagtgtttttatattttgtaggacaataagagagaaatgatataattcaagcaaaatacaaggaaattcagATGCAGCAGACTATTAGATTTAGACctatcataacaggaccaaacgatatccgttttgagagtttcttaggtctaaattgaaattcaagatgtcagctttccaacgcaacaaatTTCAGCCAGTTTAGAGATGCGTGGAGAAAGATATGgctattttaattttagtcgttggatcatcccgaaaatccggaagtttgtccatctctcttattttattttattttgtcctattccttgtctccccaagcTGCACGTGAAGAACAAAGTTGGACAGCACATATCTCCATAATGGGCAGCAACTCTACACTTATTGACAACaaagattgaagaaaattcAACAAAGTGGAAAAGTCCAAAACCAATATTTCAACAAAGTGGAAAAATCCTTGAGTTATGCATGTTACtttcatcataacttttgactcgAAAATCAGATTGCGTTgattttggtggcgttggaaagctcatgaaaaattcaacaactaagtctgaaataggttttttctatttcggacttttactatgcccaaattgccccgcaataaaagtgTGCAAATCTGTGCGAATTTGGAGTTTGTCTTTTCCTGCTTTGATTGGATTTTCTATAAGTATAgagggaagaagaaggagaaggagaggaGAAAAACACTCAGAAAAATGTAGATTAATTAGgagttttagtttttaggtaGTTTAGTTTTAGGAAGTTCTTCACGAACAGTGAAGAGCTTCCCctttcttgtttttagttttctttccttttcaatttttagttttgtttatggataggttttgataaaccctatccaaatATCAATGGCTTAATCGTGTTGTTCTTTGagatatttattttgggcatcGATGATTGCATAGCTATGAGAATTACAAATTTCGTAATTGTTTTtaatgctaaatgcaatcatgatgaaatgcttatcttgtctatgagaaagcttatcattttgattgtactcaaattatatttgtcatccaaaaaatgataagtgtaatggttatgcaatggtattctttgaacatgcaacaagaggttttgatagttcatgcctaggatagacaaatgatgctgcaccctagcttaggtagatgatttgtactaatcttaagatgggctacacttaatcattgtttgcatgtaactaagttaataaatttgatacttcatgcctaggatagacggatgatgctacaccctagcttaggtagatgatccgTACTAGTCTTAAGATGgggtatgcttatttttaatgatggtattttcttgacactttgTTGTGTGATTGACAACCACACACGGGTAATATCATGACTAAAATGAACGTCCCATGTTAACATGATAGCCATTGGTACAAggatagtggtgaaatcaattccctagtttTCATCTCATTaagttcaactttaatttactttccagcatttaatttctgttgttagtttacaaattgaaaatcacaaaaacaacatttttctaAAGGATAAATTATgaccgattttattaaagcttgatgcatgcaaccaatacattccctgtggatcgacaccctcaatatagacattatcctacaacgattcgttctattgcgagtggtattattattgaagtacaaaacgaccacatcaggTGCACTCGGAATATGTATGCAAGCTGAAGAAGGCCTTATATGGATTAAAGCAAGCACCTAGAGCTTGGTATGGTAAGATTGCCGAATACTTACAATTTTGTGGCTATTTTGCTTCTAACTCAGATTCTAGTTTGTTTGTTAAGAAGTAAAACAAGGTGTATGTCATTGCTCTCTTGTACGTTGATGACATGATTGTTACCGGcaatgatgatgaagaaattgcAAAGCTTCGAGCTGAATTTTTTATTCGGTTTGAGATGAAAGATTTGGGGGAGCTTAGTCACTTTCTTGGTTTGGAAGTTAGCTCTCTTAAGGGTGGAATTTTTGTGTCACAACAAGGTTATGCAAAGAAGCTTGTGAGAAGATTTGGGCTGAACCAAAGCAAGTGGTGCTCTACTCCTCTTGATGTGAACATTATGCTAAGGCATGAAAAGGGCAAGCTTCTTCCTGATCCTCGTCCTTATCGGGCTCTTGTAGGAAGTTTGATTTACTTAACTATTACAAGACCTGACATTGCATTCTCGGTTGGCCTTGTTAGTCTTTCCATGCAAGCACCACGAAAACCACATTTAGAGGCGGCAAAACTTATCTTAAAGTATGTATATTCTACAATTGATATGGGCCTTTTCTTTAAGAAAGGAGCTGTCATTGAGCTACATGGATTTTCTGATGCTAATTTGGGTGGTGACTTGGATGACCGGAAGTCTACATCTAGTTATGCTTTCTCATGTGGTTCATCTTATATTTCTTGGTGTAGCAAAAAGCAAGATTCAGTATCTCTTTCAACAACTAAGGCAGAGTACAAAGCGGCTTCTCTTGCTGCACAAGAATGTGTTTGGCTACGTCGGCTTATCGAAGATATTTATTCACCAATTCACAAACCAACAATTATCTACGGTGACAATCAAAGTGCTTTAAAGCTCGCAACAAATCCGGTTGTCACGCAAGGACAAAGCACATTGAGATTGAGtatcattttgtttgtgaaaaggTGCTAATGAGTTTAATTGAAGTTTTGAAAGTGAGAAGTAAGGACAGCATTGCTGACATCTTCACCAAGTCGCTTTCCAAAGGTACGTTTGAATCCTTAAGAGAGAAGCTTGCTATCATTTCTAGAAAATCACTTTAAGGGAgagtattaaattttaaagtgtattttctagaatccacagttattaattttcttcttgttcagAGTGATGTACTATATGAgaaacttatataattttaaatgtggGGGGACTCACTTGCACATGATGGATGACACATGTTATTCTCTCATTTTTAGCCTTCCCACCTTATCACCTTCTATCTTGGCCATCTAACCATCATTACCCTTATTCAACCCACTTCATCTTTCAATACAACCTTACAACTTTCCCCACAAACATTATTATCATTTCATGTACAAATTTGTTGTTCTTCCTTAGTCACATGAAAAGTCATGCTTATCTTCTTAGTTAAGTGTGAGAATACTCTAAAACCCTTCCCTAATCCTTATATATACCCTAGACATGCTTCCAAGTCTTTCATTCCATCATATCTCACCAAAACCTTCTTCTATCTTGTGCAAGTGTTGTCCAACCCAAGTTTTTTTCTATTGttgtattatttcataaataagaagTATATTTTCCCATTTAGTTTTGATATTTCTTCTACTTTTGGTAGTGAGTCCTTGGGTTGGTGTAATATTTGGACACCGTATTTCTCTATAGTTATGAGTTTCAATAATCACTAATTGCCTAAAGCAGCACGGTTGTGGTTACGAAAATTTGATAACCGTTAACTGCAACCGTTTGTACACCCTTACTAGAAGTAGAAGGCACTTCTTGTCGAATTTGGTTTAAGtggtataaaaagaaaattaccactacaaaaaagaaaaagagtaatttTTGACAGTTTTTTTCTAAACAGTTTTAAAAACTatctagaattaaatttttaatgataCTTTTCTGAAAAGCGTAAGggattaaaaaatttacagacAGTTTTCTAAAAACCATcagtaaaaaaagaaatcacgTCGATTTTTTGAATACCGTCGTTAAATTTGTTGACGGCTTGGTCCCAAACTGTCAATAAATTTCATGAATTCCGATCGAAATTCGCTCTCCACATGTCAGTGGATCATTATTGTACCTGCAGATATGCCTCTCCCTTTTGTCAAGTACGCCTcccccttttcttctttctctccttttctcccctgctttttttcttcttctttctcgttcttttctttccttttcgtTCGAGCAAATGAGACAGGGAGATCAGAGAGACC
Coding sequences within:
- the LOC133870321 gene encoding fasciclin-like arabinogalactan protein 14, encoding MNSKASCVLSFALFLLFSSSTSAFNITRLLGRHPQLSTFNDYLTQTQISQQINSRNTITVLVVNNKAMAGISGKPLDVIKMILSLHVVLDYYDVQKLTTLPNRTTILTTLFQSSGVAENQQGFLNASLINEGEIAFGSAEKGSNLTAKLVTSVAAQPYNISVLQITSLILPPGIVLAAPSPSNLPPKADTPAATPKKSPATPPPDQAPSSEPAVEAPAPSQEVVSSPAVSPSSAPVADAPVGDDAPVGSPLADDDITNSPAPAPVAPKSGSSRTSVASGVVGVGVVMGLVSSLLAF
- the LOC133871478 gene encoding uncharacterized mitochondrial protein AtMg00810-like, which codes for MIVTGNDDEEIAKLRAEFFIRFEMKDLGELSHFLGLEVSSLKGGIFVSQQGYAKKLVRRFGLNQSKWCSTPLDVNIMLRHEKGKLLPDPRPYRALVGSLIYLTITRPDIAFSVGLVSLSMQAPRKPHLEAAKLILKYVYSTIDMGLFFKKGAVIELHGFSDANLGGDLDDRKSTSSYAFSCGSSYISWCSKKQDSVSLSTTKAEYKAASLAAQECVWLRRLIEDIYSPIHKPTIIYGDNQSALKLATNPVVTQGQSTLRLSIILFVKRC